One stretch of Pseudomonas fragi DNA includes these proteins:
- a CDS encoding acyl CoA--acetate/3-ketoacid CoA transferase subunit beta, translated as MTATSEFTLAELLIVAACEAWRGNGEVVASGLGVIPRLGASLAKLTHSPELLMTDSEAFLVEEPIPLGPRGDYVPRYSGYLSFERVFECVWGGRRHAMIGPTQIDRWGQTNLSCIGDYHKPKVAMLGVRGLPGNSINHINSFFVPAHNTRAFVAGEVDMVSGVGFKPERWEEGMRRDLMDIRLIVTDLCVMDFGGPDRAVQVRSLHPGVSFEEVQEKTGFPLLKAADLKQTVAPTPEQLALIRRLDPHDYRASALKGNPPGIRQA; from the coding sequence ATGACTGCTACTAGCGAATTTACCCTGGCTGAATTGTTGATCGTGGCCGCCTGTGAAGCCTGGCGTGGCAACGGCGAAGTGGTTGCTTCGGGCCTGGGCGTAATCCCGCGTCTGGGCGCGAGCCTGGCCAAGCTGACCCATAGCCCCGAACTGTTGATGACCGACAGCGAGGCCTTTCTGGTAGAGGAACCGATCCCCTTAGGGCCGCGCGGCGACTATGTGCCGCGTTACTCGGGCTACCTGTCGTTCGAGCGGGTGTTCGAGTGCGTGTGGGGCGGGCGTCGCCACGCGATGATCGGCCCGACCCAGATCGACCGCTGGGGCCAGACCAACCTGTCGTGCATCGGCGACTATCACAAGCCGAAAGTGGCGATGCTCGGGGTGCGCGGTTTGCCGGGCAACAGCATCAACCATATCAACTCGTTTTTTGTGCCGGCGCATAACACCCGGGCGTTTGTCGCGGGGGAAGTGGACATGGTTTCGGGTGTGGGCTTCAAACCCGAGCGCTGGGAAGAAGGCATGCGCCGCGACCTGATGGACATCCGCTTGATCGTCACCGACCTGTGCGTGATGGACTTCGGCGGGCCGGACCGCGCGGTGCAGGTGCGTTCGCTGCACCCTGGCGTGAGCTTTGAAGAGGTGCAGGAAAAAACCGGTTTCCCGCTGCTCAAGGCCGCCGACCTCAAGCAAACCGTGGCGCCGACGCCGGAGCAACTGGCGCTGATCCGCCGCCTCGATCCCCATGACTATCGCGCCTCTGCGCTCAAGGGCAACCCGCCCGGCATTCGTCAGGCCTGA
- a CDS encoding thiolase family protein, translated as MGLKGHAAIVGSAQYKPEKYATAPRMFHLEQVADLAARALQDAGLQASDLDGLVINGPQFHEASVFVPAMAAEYLGMRLNFAEVVDLGGCTSVGMVWRAAAAIELGLCQAVLCVLPARMAPLGPDEDASWMARAMRYGGHSTAFGAPEAEFDLPYGHMGQNTGYAMIAQRYAAQYGYDPRALAKIAVDQRTNAQYNPEAMFYGQPLTIEQVLASKKVADPLHVLEIVMPVAGGAAMIIASKEVVARARKRPSWITGFGEHLAFKSPSYAQDMLHTPIGPASQRAFAMAGLKPGDVDAAQIYDCYTITALLTLEDAGFCAKGEGMSFVREHDLTWRGDFPMNTHGGQLSFGQAGAAGGMSQVIEAVTQIAGEAGERQLKRCDTVYVSGTGGVMSEQGALILQGA; from the coding sequence ATGGGTCTTAAAGGTCATGCCGCCATTGTTGGCAGCGCTCAGTACAAACCCGAGAAATACGCCACGGCGCCGCGCATGTTCCATCTGGAGCAAGTCGCCGACCTGGCGGCCCGGGCTCTACAGGATGCCGGCTTGCAGGCATCCGATCTCGACGGCCTGGTGATCAACGGCCCGCAATTTCATGAAGCCTCGGTATTCGTGCCGGCGATGGCCGCCGAGTACCTGGGCATGCGCCTGAATTTTGCCGAGGTGGTCGACCTCGGCGGCTGTACGTCGGTGGGTATGGTCTGGCGCGCGGCGGCTGCCATCGAGCTGGGTTTGTGCCAGGCGGTACTGTGCGTACTGCCGGCACGCATGGCGCCTTTGGGCCCGGATGAAGACGCCAGCTGGATGGCCCGGGCCATGCGCTATGGCGGGCACAGCACGGCATTCGGCGCTCCCGAAGCCGAGTTCGACTTGCCGTACGGGCATATGGGCCAGAACACCGGCTACGCCATGATCGCCCAGCGCTATGCCGCGCAATATGGCTATGACCCGCGGGCACTGGCAAAAATCGCCGTCGATCAGCGCACCAATGCCCAGTACAACCCCGAAGCGATGTTTTACGGCCAGCCGCTGACCATCGAGCAAGTGCTGGCCAGTAAAAAAGTCGCCGACCCGCTGCATGTGCTGGAAATCGTCATGCCGGTGGCGGGTGGCGCCGCGATGATTATCGCCTCCAAAGAGGTGGTGGCCCGGGCCCGCAAGCGGCCGTCGTGGATCACCGGTTTTGGCGAGCATCTGGCATTCAAGTCGCCGTCCTATGCCCAGGACATGCTGCACACGCCTATCGGGCCTGCCTCGCAGCGGGCATTTGCGATGGCCGGGCTCAAGCCGGGCGATGTGGATGCCGCACAAATTTATGACTGCTACACCATCACCGCCTTGCTGACCCTGGAAGACGCCGGGTTTTGCGCCAAGGGCGAAGGCATGAGCTTTGTGCGCGAACACGACCTGACCTGGCGCGGTGACTTCCCGATGAACACCCACGGTGGCCAGCTCAGCTTTGGCCAGGCCGGTGCGGCGGGGGGCATGAGCCAGGTGATCGAGGCGGTGACGCAAATCGCCGGTGAAGCGGGCGAGCGCCAGCTCAAGCGCTGCGACACGGTGTATGTCTCAGGCACCGGTGGGGTGATGAGTGAGCAGGGCGCATTGATACTTCAGGGAGCATAA
- a CDS encoding RHS repeat domain-containing protein — protein MPQALHRHTPTLSACDPRGLPVREVAYHRRSAAQLAEARICRQVFGPTGHVGEQWDARLLALRNQDPATVANQRNRHSLSGRLLYSAHVDRGVRITLAGAGAQLRYSWDARGTRHTCEYDGLLRLSAVFEQGADATTGRCVERLSYADNRTEHRLLNCCGRLVRHDDPAGSLWFEGYDLLGQVTSQSRRFVRDVSLLPDWPVHSAGREPYLEPGSWRTYWRHDASGQLIEQTDARGNRQVFQQGVDGLLTSLLVRTVSGAEQRVIEQRTYTANGQIEVERAGNGVVSVLTYNPLDDSLQRRQTWRTGKPGEPLQDLTYTYDRVGNVLRLADAAQPLQWADNSRVQAVSNYAYDTLYQLIEATGRENSDPAYGPQLPGVALLSGGSAQRLRNYRQVYTYDAGGNLARLQHIPSHGSGYTRQMRLAQHSNHGLEQTPGLAANPGPGSGFDGNGNQQRLEPGQTLAWNLRNQLQRVTLVARAEGANDEEIYVYDGGGARVLKVRQRHGHRLPRNEAVYYLPGLEIRRNSATGQWLDVLTIAGELSSARILHWEQGRPADIENHQLRLSLADHLGSSTLELDGAARLLSQEICYPYGATAWWAARSAIEASYKHVRYSGKERDASGLYYYGYRYYAPWLGRWISADPGDAVDGLNLYAMARGNPISRRDEQGLQSSELVGQGSLLATVKGVATGVSNLVRSRVQASSAAAIRDALATYISNAIGAGVDIALFEGRQPSGAANSALRSVVAVLDALTMMHMTTGVFGHLTRWSPFIGFFAASAADRGFEMRGAIEGTGSSQAWDPVARLRLAGHVRAFSREIVQQALRGMGDSVAWGQTPVPARIPRTLMAAGAYSLATIPGAVYGHYVPGPLVSNLAPAIEAYDAAAGTWIRAGHPTANLERHAQTLQLPALMDTAQGGLSRMFNQTWSYWAGVGIEAIAAFATGVPIARQSARARAWVGAAKGVVSALTEVRGLLLQTARSGYSSLFARWRTARG, from the coding sequence ATGCCTCAAGCCTTGCATCGCCACACCCCGACGCTTAGCGCCTGTGACCCTCGCGGGCTGCCCGTGCGCGAGGTGGCCTACCACCGGCGCAGTGCGGCACAGTTGGCCGAAGCACGCATTTGCCGACAGGTGTTCGGCCCCACGGGGCATGTGGGTGAACAGTGGGATGCGCGCCTGCTGGCCTTGCGCAACCAGGACCCGGCCACGGTGGCCAATCAACGCAACCGCCACTCACTGTCGGGGCGCCTGCTGTACAGCGCCCATGTCGACCGGGGTGTACGTATCACCCTGGCTGGCGCAGGGGCACAACTGCGCTACAGCTGGGATGCCCGGGGCACACGGCACACCTGTGAATACGACGGCCTGCTGCGCCTGAGCGCAGTATTCGAACAGGGCGCCGACGCCACGACCGGTCGTTGTGTCGAACGCCTGAGCTATGCCGACAACCGCACAGAACACCGCTTGCTCAACTGCTGCGGGCGGCTGGTCCGCCATGATGACCCGGCAGGCTCGCTGTGGTTTGAGGGCTATGACCTGTTGGGGCAGGTGACGAGCCAGTCGCGGCGCTTTGTCCGCGACGTATCCCTGCTCCCAGATTGGCCGGTGCACAGCGCAGGGCGTGAGCCGTATCTGGAACCCGGCAGCTGGCGCACATACTGGCGCCATGATGCCTCGGGCCAGTTGATCGAACAGACCGATGCCCGGGGCAATCGGCAAGTGTTCCAGCAGGGGGTGGATGGCTTGCTGACCTCGCTGCTGGTGCGCACCGTCAGCGGCGCCGAGCAGCGGGTGATAGAGCAAAGAACCTACACCGCCAATGGCCAGATTGAAGTCGAGCGGGCGGGCAACGGCGTGGTCAGTGTTCTGACCTACAACCCGCTGGATGATAGCTTGCAGCGTCGCCAGACCTGGCGCACCGGAAAACCGGGTGAACCGCTGCAAGACCTGACCTATACCTACGACCGGGTCGGCAATGTGCTGAGGTTGGCGGATGCCGCGCAGCCCTTGCAGTGGGCTGACAACAGCCGTGTGCAAGCGGTGAGCAACTATGCCTACGACACCCTCTACCAACTGATCGAAGCTACCGGCCGGGAAAATTCGGACCCTGCCTACGGCCCGCAACTGCCCGGTGTTGCACTGTTATCCGGGGGCAGCGCCCAGCGCTTGCGCAATTACCGCCAGGTCTATACCTACGATGCCGGAGGCAATTTGGCCCGGTTGCAACACATCCCCAGCCACGGCTCGGGCTATACCCGTCAGATGAGGCTGGCGCAGCACAGCAATCACGGCCTTGAGCAAACGCCGGGGTTGGCCGCCAACCCGGGGCCGGGCAGTGGTTTTGATGGCAATGGCAACCAGCAGAGACTGGAGCCCGGCCAGACCCTGGCCTGGAACCTGCGCAACCAGTTGCAGCGGGTGACACTGGTAGCGCGGGCAGAAGGGGCCAACGATGAAGAAATCTACGTTTATGACGGTGGCGGGGCGCGGGTGCTTAAAGTCCGACAAAGGCACGGCCATCGCCTGCCCCGGAACGAAGCCGTGTACTACTTGCCCGGGCTAGAAATCCGTCGCAACAGCGCCACGGGCCAGTGGCTGGATGTGCTGACCATTGCCGGCGAACTCAGCAGTGCGCGGATCCTGCACTGGGAGCAGGGCCGCCCCGCGGACATCGAGAACCACCAGTTGCGCTTGAGCCTGGCAGACCACCTGGGCAGCAGCACCCTGGAGCTGGATGGGGCAGCGCGCCTGCTCAGCCAGGAAATTTGCTACCCCTATGGCGCCACGGCCTGGTGGGCAGCCAGATCGGCCATCGAGGCCAGTTACAAACATGTGCGTTATTCGGGCAAGGAGCGCGATGCCAGCGGCCTTTATTACTACGGCTACCGTTATTACGCACCCTGGCTGGGGCGCTGGATCAGCGCCGATCCGGGGGACGCGGTCGATGGCCTGAACCTGTACGCGATGGCGCGGGGTAACCCGATCAGCAGGCGGGACGAGCAGGGCTTGCAGAGCAGCGAACTGGTCGGGCAGGGCAGCCTGCTTGCTACGGTGAAAGGTGTCGCCACGGGGGTGTCGAACCTGGTGCGGTCGCGCGTGCAGGCCTCCAGTGCGGCGGCAATCCGCGATGCCCTGGCCACATATATAAGCAATGCCATAGGCGCCGGGGTCGATATTGCCCTGTTCGAGGGGCGCCAGCCGTCGGGTGCGGCCAACAGCGCCCTGAGAAGCGTGGTGGCGGTCCTGGACGCACTGACCATGATGCACATGACCACCGGGGTATTTGGCCACCTCACCCGCTGGAGCCCATTTATCGGCTTTTTTGCCGCCTCGGCGGCGGATCGGGGTTTCGAAATGCGTGGTGCCATCGAGGGTACGGGAAGCAGTCAAGCCTGGGACCCGGTGGCCCGTCTGCGCCTGGCCGGTCATGTCCGGGCCTTTAGCCGGGAAATCGTCCAGCAGGCGCTCAGAGGCATGGGGGACAGCGTGGCCTGGGGCCAGACCCCGGTGCCAGCGCGAATCCCGCGAACGTTGATGGCTGCGGGCGCCTATAGCCTGGCCACCATCCCCGGTGCGGTCTATGGCCACTATGTGCCGGGACCGCTGGTGTCCAACCTGGCCCCGGCGATTGAGGCTTACGATGCGGCAGCGGGGACGTGGATTCGCGCAGGCCATCCCACTGCGAACCTGGAGCGGCATGCCCAGACACTGCAACTGCCCGCTCTGATGGACACCGCCCAGGGCGGGCTTAGCCGGATGTTCAACCAGACCTGGAGTTACTGGGCGGGGGTAGGTATCGAGGCCATTGCGGCCTTTGCCACGGGCGTGCCCATTGCCCGGCAGAGTGCCCGGGCGCGGGCCTGGGTAGGGGCTGCCAAGGGCGTGGTGTCAGCCCTTACCGAGGTGCGTGGGCTGCTGCTACAAACTGCCAGAAGTGGCTACAGCAGCCTGTTTGCGCGCTGGAGAACGGCCAGAGGCTGA
- a CDS encoding NAD(P)H-dependent flavin oxidoreductase: MSEYLQTALTDALGCRYPIVQTAMGWVADANLVIASTRAGAFGFLAGATIAADQLEAQIQRVIEATGGSNFGLNFHMFQDNAAQCVDLAIEYRLRAVSYGRGPDRQTIDRFKKAGVLCIPTVGALKHALKAVELGADMITVQGGEGGGHTGGVPSTILLPQVLDAVQVPVIAAGGYSTGRGLAGALAAGAAGIAMGTRFLMTQESPTPLATLERYVNVTDPQQIRVTTAVDGMRHRMIENAFIKRLEQASAFGRLRIALGSAWQWKQQTGMSLGHMLGVFAKSVKEDPGALSQTVMAANQPVLLQRSMVDGVPDEGILSSGQVAAAIGELKSCQSLIDEMVQEAERCLIAVNARHQAMRCRAGEPAAL, encoded by the coding sequence ATGAGTGAGTATCTGCAAACGGCGTTGACCGATGCCCTGGGCTGTCGTTATCCCATTGTGCAAACCGCAATGGGCTGGGTGGCGGATGCCAATCTGGTGATCGCCAGTACCCGCGCCGGGGCCTTCGGGTTTCTGGCCGGGGCGACCATTGCTGCGGATCAACTGGAAGCGCAAATCCAGCGAGTGATCGAGGCCACGGGTGGCAGTAATTTCGGCCTCAATTTCCATATGTTCCAGGACAACGCCGCGCAGTGCGTGGACCTGGCCATTGAATACCGTCTGCGTGCCGTCAGTTATGGCCGTGGCCCGGATCGTCAGACCATTGATCGTTTTAAAAAGGCCGGGGTGCTGTGTATTCCCACTGTGGGCGCACTGAAGCACGCGCTCAAGGCCGTGGAACTGGGCGCGGACATGATTACCGTGCAGGGTGGTGAAGGCGGCGGCCATACCGGCGGGGTGCCGAGCACGATTTTGCTGCCCCAGGTGCTGGATGCCGTGCAGGTACCGGTGATCGCGGCGGGCGGTTATTCCACCGGGCGCGGGCTGGCCGGTGCGCTGGCGGCGGGGGCGGCGGGAATAGCGATGGGCACGCGGTTTTTGATGACCCAGGAATCGCCCACACCCCTGGCGACCCTGGAACGTTATGTGAACGTCACCGACCCGCAGCAGATTCGCGTCACCACGGCGGTGGACGGCATGCGCCACCGCATGATCGAAAACGCCTTTATCAAGCGCCTGGAACAAGCCAGTGCCTTTGGCCGCCTGCGCATTGCCCTGGGCAGCGCCTGGCAGTGGAAGCAACAGACCGGCATGAGCCTTGGGCATATGCTCGGCGTGTTTGCAAAGTCAGTGAAAGAAGACCCGGGTGCGCTGTCGCAGACGGTGATGGCGGCCAATCAGCCGGTGCTGTTGCAGCGCTCGATGGTGGATGGCGTGCCGGATGAGGGGATTTTGTCGAGCGGGCAGGTGGCCGCCGCCATTGGCGAACTGAAAAGTTGCCAGAGCCTGATCGACGAGATGGTGCAGGAGGCCGAACGCTGTCTGATCGCGGTCAATGCACGTCATCAGGCCATGCGCTGTAGGGCTGGTGAACCGGCGGCGCTGTGA
- a CDS encoding CoA transferase subunit A: MNKQMTAADVVGQLRDGMTIGFGGWGPRRKPMAIVREILRSDVKDLTVVAYGGPEVGMLCAAGKVKKLIFGFATLDAIPLEPYFRKAREAGELELMELDEGMLQWGLRAAGMHLPFLPTRCGLATDVSRLNPDIKQIKSPYADGEVLLAMPALNLDIAFLHVNVADRLGNTLVTGPDPYFDHLYARAAKQCFVSCERIEERLSLDAAQARFNTFERYLVSGVVHAPFGAHPTSCPSDYGWDLSHLKRYSASAAEEGGWQGYMAEFVTPGESAYQASNGGVDRLSALPLPVF; encoded by the coding sequence ATGAACAAGCAAATGACAGCGGCCGATGTGGTCGGCCAGTTGCGCGACGGCATGACCATCGGCTTCGGCGGCTGGGGCCCGCGGCGCAAGCCGATGGCGATCGTGCGCGAGATCCTGCGCTCGGACGTCAAGGACCTTACCGTGGTCGCCTACGGCGGCCCCGAGGTCGGCATGCTCTGCGCTGCCGGCAAGGTGAAAAAGCTGATTTTCGGTTTTGCCACCCTCGACGCCATCCCCCTGGAACCCTACTTTCGCAAGGCCCGCGAGGCCGGTGAGCTGGAACTGATGGAGCTGGACGAGGGCATGCTGCAATGGGGCCTGCGCGCCGCCGGCATGCACTTGCCGTTCCTGCCCACCCGCTGTGGCCTGGCCACCGATGTCAGCCGCCTGAACCCCGATATCAAGCAGATAAAGTCGCCCTATGCCGATGGCGAGGTGCTGCTGGCCATGCCGGCGCTCAACCTGGATATCGCCTTCCTGCATGTCAACGTGGCCGACCGTTTGGGCAACACCCTGGTGACCGGCCCCGATCCGTATTTCGACCATTTGTATGCGCGTGCGGCGAAACAATGCTTTGTGTCCTGTGAGCGCATCGAGGAACGCCTGAGCCTGGATGCTGCCCAGGCCCGCTTCAACACCTTTGAGCGTTACCTGGTCAGCGGCGTGGTGCATGCACCGTTTGGCGCGCACCCGACGTCGTGCCCGTCCGACTACGGCTGGGACCTGAGCCACTTGAAACGCTACAGCGCCAGTGCCGCCGAAGAAGGCGGCTGGCAAGGCTACATGGCCGAGTTCGTGACCCCGGGCGAGAGCGCTTATCAGGCCAGCAATGGCGGTGTCGACCGACTCAGCGCCTTGCCGCTGCCCGTGTTTTAA
- a CDS encoding OB-fold domain-containing protein: MSNNKPMPVPTEISAPFWEGLKAERLLIQQCERCSHWVFYPRRHCPACFTHALAWREVSGGATLYSFTVTRIATLPDFADEMPQILAVVELDQGVRINTNLVGLDEAEVKVGMRLQPVYAEVDAKGNRLLRFTGLDKDAEGLKALRAVEQPVVEAAVQVRQVALDDEAALQALVSDEFSAWSNQVVVDQGLIDSFALLSGDDYWIHTDPERARKHSPFGGTIAHGALVQILQSRMKLNLGYEITGFTNMVNYGSDRLRFPAPVPAGSTIHARARVKRVERVKSGTQLTLELNTHVLGSERPSVINELVILYM, translated from the coding sequence ATGTCGAACAACAAACCAATGCCGGTTCCGACCGAGATTTCTGCACCGTTCTGGGAAGGCTTGAAGGCCGAGCGTCTGCTGATTCAGCAATGTGAGCGCTGCAGTCACTGGGTGTTTTACCCGCGCCGGCATTGCCCGGCGTGTTTTACCCATGCACTGGCCTGGCGTGAAGTCAGCGGCGGGGCGACGCTGTACAGCTTCACCGTGACCCGCATCGCGACCCTGCCCGACTTTGCCGATGAAATGCCGCAGATATTGGCGGTGGTCGAGCTGGATCAGGGTGTGCGCATCAATACCAATCTGGTGGGGCTGGACGAGGCCGAAGTGAAGGTCGGTATGCGCCTGCAACCGGTGTATGCCGAGGTCGATGCCAAGGGCAACCGGCTGCTGCGCTTTACCGGGCTGGACAAGGACGCCGAGGGCTTGAAGGCCTTGCGTGCGGTGGAACAGCCGGTGGTAGAAGCCGCTGTACAGGTGCGTCAGGTGGCGCTGGATGACGAAGCGGCGTTGCAGGCGCTGGTCAGCGACGAGTTCAGCGCGTGGAGCAATCAGGTGGTGGTTGATCAGGGCCTGATCGACAGCTTTGCCCTGTTGTCCGGGGATGATTACTGGATCCACACCGACCCGGAGCGGGCGCGCAAGCACAGCCCGTTTGGCGGCACCATCGCCCATGGTGCGCTGGTGCAGATCCTGCAATCGCGGATGAAGCTTAACCTGGGGTACGAGATCACCGGCTTTACCAATATGGTCAACTATGGCTCGGATCGTCTGCGCTTCCCGGCGCCGGTGCCGGCGGGCTCGACCATCCATGCGCGGGCGCGGGTCAAGCGGGTGGAGCGGGTCAAGAGTGGCACCCAACTGACACTGGAACTCAACACCCATGTGCTGGGCAGCGAGCGGCCGTCGGTGATCAATGAGCTGGTGATTTTGTATATGTAA
- a CDS encoding enoyl-CoA hydratase, giving the protein MSSDSEFVQRADTAVYETEEPVLYGVADGIATLTMNRPTVNNAQNSQMTYALDDAFRRAVNDDAVKVIVLRGNGKHFSAGHDIGTPGRDINKEFDRASLWWDHTNKPGGEYLYAREQEVYLGMCRRWRELPKPTIAMVQGACIAGGLMLAWVCDLIVASDDAFFQDPVVRMGIPGVEYFAHPYELNPRIAKEFLFTGDRMSAERAYQMGMVNRLFAREGLEAGTYALAAAIAKQPRMGLALTKQAINHVEDLQGKRTAMDAVFAWHHFAHSHNELLSGDKLGGYDAKAMIEANKSAAGERR; this is encoded by the coding sequence ATGAGCAGCGACAGCGAATTTGTGCAGCGGGCTGATACCGCTGTGTATGAAACCGAGGAGCCGGTGCTCTATGGGGTGGCGGACGGAATTGCCACGCTGACAATGAACCGGCCGACCGTCAATAATGCGCAGAACTCGCAGATGACCTACGCCCTGGACGATGCCTTTCGCCGTGCCGTCAATGACGACGCGGTGAAGGTCATTGTGCTGCGCGGCAATGGCAAGCATTTTTCGGCGGGGCACGATATCGGCACCCCGGGGCGCGATATCAACAAGGAATTCGACCGCGCCAGCCTGTGGTGGGACCACACCAACAAGCCGGGCGGCGAGTACCTGTATGCCCGCGAGCAGGAGGTGTACCTGGGGATGTGCCGGCGCTGGCGTGAATTACCCAAGCCGACCATCGCCATGGTCCAGGGTGCGTGCATTGCCGGTGGGCTGATGCTGGCCTGGGTCTGTGACCTGATCGTGGCCAGCGACGATGCGTTTTTCCAGGACCCGGTGGTGCGCATGGGCATTCCGGGGGTGGAGTATTTCGCCCATCCCTATGAATTGAACCCGCGCATTGCCAAGGAATTTCTGTTTACCGGCGATCGCATGAGCGCCGAACGCGCTTATCAAATGGGCATGGTCAACCGCCTGTTTGCCCGCGAGGGGCTGGAGGCGGGCACCTATGCGCTGGCGGCGGCCATCGCCAAACAGCCGCGCATGGGCCTGGCGCTGACCAAACAGGCGATCAATCACGTCGAGGACTTGCAGGGCAAGCGCACGGCGATGGACGCGGTGTTTGCCTGGCATCACTTTGCCCATAGCCATAACGAACTGCTCTCCGGCGACAAGCTGGGCGGCTATGACGCCAAGGCGATGATTGAAGCGAACAAGAGTGCTGCGGGAGAGCGTCGATGA
- a CDS encoding VOC family protein — MIDIRGLSYFVAESADPVQWQRYATDVLGMMVSEAPAGGLYVKMDERPFRMLIVPGGESRYLASGWELASEKAFNAAIEVLDQADVSWRHGTAEQCNQRGVQALLQVTDPSGNRHELSWGHRSDCQPFVSPQGVPRFITGDMGLGHTVLPAPNFDATLAFAKDVLGFELSDIFNFRPDPSAPPIRIHFLHCKNSRHHSLALAEYPVPSGCVHVMVEVDCMTEVGRAHDRRIAHDVPLSATLGQHLNDHMTSFYMKTPSGFDLEYGYGGLLVDWQEHSAFEFTRVSLWGHDFSVGQQQ, encoded by the coding sequence ATGATCGACATTCGTGGTTTGAGCTACTTCGTTGCAGAGTCTGCAGATCCCGTTCAATGGCAGCGTTACGCCACAGACGTGCTCGGGATGATGGTCAGCGAAGCACCCGCCGGTGGCTTGTATGTGAAGATGGACGAGCGTCCGTTTCGCATGCTGATCGTGCCCGGTGGCGAATCGCGCTACCTGGCCTCCGGCTGGGAACTGGCCAGCGAGAAGGCTTTCAATGCCGCCATCGAAGTGCTGGACCAGGCCGACGTCAGCTGGCGCCACGGCACCGCCGAGCAATGCAATCAGCGCGGTGTACAGGCGCTGTTGCAGGTTACCGATCCGTCAGGCAACCGCCATGAACTGAGCTGGGGCCATCGCTCCGATTGCCAGCCGTTTGTCTCGCCCCAGGGGGTGCCGCGGTTTATCACCGGGGACATGGGCCTGGGCCACACCGTGCTGCCGGCGCCGAACTTCGATGCCACCCTGGCGTTTGCCAAGGATGTACTGGGTTTTGAGTTGTCGGACATTTTCAACTTCCGCCCCGACCCGTCGGCTCCCCCGATCCGTATCCACTTTCTGCACTGCAAGAACAGCCGTCACCACAGCCTGGCCCTGGCCGAATACCCGGTGCCGTCGGGCTGCGTGCATGTGATGGTCGAGGTTGATTGCATGACCGAAGTGGGCCGTGCCCATGACCGGCGCATCGCCCATGATGTGCCGTTGTCGGCCACCCTCGGCCAGCATCTGAACGATCACATGACCTCTTTTTATATGAAAACCCCTTCAGGTTTCGACCTGGAGTACGGCTATGGCGGCCTGCTGGTGGACTGGCAGGAGCACAGCGCTTTTGAATTCACCCGGGTCAGCCTGTGGGGCCACGATTTTTCCGTCGGCCAGCAGCAGTAA